In Marisediminicola antarctica, one DNA window encodes the following:
- a CDS encoding RNA-binding S4 domain-containing protein, giving the protein MAASVRVDSWIWAVRLVKTRSLAQTACRGGHVRINGEKVKPAQAVRIGDEVRVRVGDLERIVVVQRIIRKRVGAPAAAECLLDQTPPPPPRETIPVAAQRDRGAGRPTKRERREIDRLHGRTGNNG; this is encoded by the coding sequence ATGGCTGCGAGCGTGAGAGTCGACAGCTGGATCTGGGCTGTGCGGCTCGTCAAGACCCGGTCGCTGGCTCAGACGGCCTGCCGCGGCGGCCATGTGCGCATCAACGGCGAGAAGGTCAAGCCCGCGCAGGCCGTGCGAATCGGCGACGAGGTGCGGGTGCGGGTCGGCGACCTCGAGCGCATCGTGGTCGTGCAGCGGATCATCCGCAAGCGCGTCGGTGCGCCCGCTGCCGCCGAGTGCCTTCTCGACCAGACTCCCCCGCCACCGCCGCGCGAGACGATTCCGGTCGCGGCGCAACGCGATCGTGGTGCCGGGCGCCCCACAAAGCGTGAGCGCCGCGAGATCGACCGGCTGCACGGCCGAACGGGAAACAATGGCTGA
- a CDS encoding Hsp20/alpha crystallin family protein gives MTDIVRRTSREVFDPIRRFIEGDWESGTIRVEEFVDGTTQVVRAEMPGIDLEKDVDVSVTNGVLHIRAQREEKSEEKSKDGYRSEFRYGSFTRDIPLPDGIKDDEVTASYRDGVLEVRAPVPPQAETQSRKVQITRA, from the coding sequence ATGACAGACATCGTGAGACGAACCTCTCGCGAGGTATTCGACCCGATCCGCCGCTTCATCGAGGGCGACTGGGAGTCGGGCACGATTCGCGTTGAGGAGTTCGTGGACGGCACCACGCAGGTCGTGCGCGCCGAGATGCCGGGCATTGACCTCGAGAAGGATGTCGATGTCTCGGTCACCAACGGCGTGCTGCACATCAGGGCGCAGCGCGAGGAGAAGAGCGAGGAGAAATCCAAGGACGGCTACCGCTCGGAGTTCCGATACGGCTCCTTCACCCGCGACATCCCCCTGCCCGACGGCATCAAGGACGACGAGGTCACCGCGTCGTACCGCGATGGGGTGCTCGAGGTCAGGGCACCGGTTCCGCCGCAGGCCGAGACACAGTCCCGAAAGGTGCAGATCACTCGCGCCTAG
- a CDS encoding acylphosphatase yields MEAARVRTRAIVRGMVQGVGFRANARAEATRLGLSGFARNRSDGTVEVEAEGPDVAVAELVRWLHAGPPWAEVSSVEVTDLETAGDSGFRLG; encoded by the coding sequence ATGGAAGCGGCACGAGTGCGCACGCGGGCGATCGTGCGCGGAATGGTGCAGGGCGTCGGATTCCGTGCCAACGCGAGGGCCGAGGCGACGAGGCTCGGGCTGTCCGGCTTCGCCCGCAACCGGTCCGACGGCACGGTCGAAGTCGAGGCGGAAGGGCCGGATGTCGCGGTCGCCGAGCTCGTCCGCTGGCTGCACGCGGGCCCGCCCTGGGCGGAGGTCAGCTCGGTCGAGGTGACTGACCTCGAAACCGCCGGAGACTCGGGCTTCCGGCTCGGCTGA
- the crcB gene encoding fluoride efflux transporter CrcB: protein MTPLLFLLTAVAGGVGAALRFVLDGVIRSRFPTFPIGTLVINVAGSFVLGLATAVALGELVPPEALSVLGVGLMGGFTTFSTASFETVRLIGDRRYGAALVNSVGMLIASVLAAALGLWLGSLF, encoded by the coding sequence GTGACGCCGCTCTTGTTCCTGCTTACCGCCGTCGCAGGCGGCGTCGGCGCCGCACTGCGGTTCGTGCTCGATGGCGTCATCCGGTCCCGCTTTCCGACTTTTCCCATCGGCACGCTCGTGATCAACGTTGCGGGGTCGTTCGTGCTCGGCCTCGCCACGGCGGTCGCGCTGGGCGAGCTGGTCCCGCCGGAGGCCCTCTCCGTTCTCGGCGTCGGCCTCATGGGCGGTTTTACGACGTTCAGCACCGCGAGCTTCGAGACGGTGCGCCTGATCGGGGACCGCCGCTACGGTGCGGCGCTCGTCAACAGCGTAGGGATGCTCATCGCAAGCGTGCTCGCCGCCGCGCTCGGGCTGTGGCTGGGTTCGCTTTTCTGA
- a CDS encoding endonuclease/exonuclease/phosphatase family protein, with the protein MLRVISYNLRKNAASGELTDLVNRFDLDVLCLQECDTLALPAELDNLHLADSTKRNRLGLAVYYRKDRFTAISTQAFALKKSLHDRVLAPAHERLIGTRLIDDESQQELVVASFHAAPLTALNSLRRNQIKAAHAELRGLGDVPTLMVGDYNYPYFKDNLTARVKESGYALSLSDTSTYTRYKFFKGHFDFVTSVGLDIDNVATLPSGRSDHMPILVTAQYSAAEHVA; encoded by the coding sequence CTGTTACGAGTCATTAGCTACAACCTCCGCAAGAATGCGGCGAGCGGCGAACTCACCGATCTGGTCAACCGCTTCGACCTCGATGTGCTGTGCCTCCAGGAGTGCGACACGCTCGCCCTCCCGGCCGAATTGGACAACCTCCACCTGGCCGACTCGACGAAGCGAAACCGGCTCGGGCTCGCGGTCTACTACCGCAAGGACCGCTTCACCGCCATCTCCACCCAGGCGTTCGCGCTCAAGAAGTCCCTGCACGACAGGGTCCTCGCGCCAGCCCATGAGCGCCTGATCGGCACGCGCCTCATCGATGACGAGTCGCAGCAGGAGCTCGTCGTCGCATCGTTCCACGCGGCGCCTCTCACCGCTCTGAACTCGCTGCGGCGCAACCAGATCAAGGCCGCGCACGCTGAGCTGCGCGGCCTCGGTGACGTGCCGACCCTCATGGTCGGTGACTATAACTACCCGTACTTCAAGGACAACCTCACCGCGCGGGTCAAGGAGTCCGGCTACGCCCTGTCACTGAGCGACACGTCGACCTACACCCGATACAAGTTCTTCAAGGGGCACTTCGACTTCGTGACCTCGGTGGGCCTCGACATCGACAATGTCGCGACGCTGCCGAGCGGCAGATCCGATCACATGCCGATCCTGGTCACGGCCCAGTACTCTGCGGCCGAGCACGTGGCCTGA
- a CDS encoding NCS2 family permease: protein MESPITTTAQRPAIGTRIDRFFSISKRGSTTSREIRGGLVTFMTMAYIVILNPLILGGFSGDQATLDVEGNWLQAGQVAAVTALTAGVMTILFGLVANLPFGLAAGLGINSFLAVSVVGQVTWAEAMGLVVINGLLIVVLSATSLRELIFKAVPAQLKTAITVGIGLFIAFIGLVDSGFVRSSGAASPPVQLGDAGSVTTIPTVIFILGLLTMGVLMARKVRGALLIGILATTAVAIAVEAIFKLGPSFSNPGGWSLNAPVIPESIVSLPDLSLIGAFSFGAFERIGILAAVMLVFTLVFTNFFDAVGTLTGLTREAGLADAKGNFPRLKSALIIEGIGAVAGGATSSSSNTIFIDSAAGVGEGARTGLASVVTGGMFLLAMFFTPLTQVVPLEVAGAALVVVGVLMMSQIKEMDWSEFSASLPVFLTIIVMPLTYSIANGIGVGFISWVVVRSLSGKAREVSPLLWIVAAGFLVYFARGPIEMLFGS, encoded by the coding sequence CTGGAGTCACCCATCACCACGACAGCTCAGCGCCCGGCCATCGGCACGCGCATCGACCGCTTCTTCTCGATCAGCAAGCGCGGGTCGACGACCAGCCGCGAGATTCGCGGCGGCCTCGTCACCTTCATGACGATGGCCTACATCGTAATCCTCAACCCGCTCATCCTCGGCGGATTCAGCGGCGACCAGGCCACGCTCGACGTCGAGGGCAACTGGCTCCAGGCCGGCCAGGTCGCGGCGGTCACCGCGCTCACCGCAGGCGTGATGACGATCCTCTTCGGGCTCGTCGCGAATCTCCCGTTCGGCCTCGCCGCCGGGCTCGGGATCAACTCGTTCCTTGCCGTGAGCGTCGTCGGGCAGGTCACCTGGGCCGAGGCGATGGGCCTCGTCGTCATCAACGGGCTTCTCATCGTCGTGCTGTCGGCGACGAGCCTGCGGGAGCTGATCTTCAAGGCGGTACCCGCGCAGCTGAAGACCGCGATCACCGTGGGCATCGGCCTGTTCATCGCGTTCATCGGCCTCGTCGACTCGGGCTTCGTGCGCTCGAGCGGAGCCGCGTCGCCGCCCGTTCAGCTCGGCGACGCGGGGTCGGTCACGACGATCCCCACGGTGATCTTCATCCTGGGCCTGCTCACCATGGGTGTGCTGATGGCGCGCAAGGTCAGGGGGGCACTTCTCATCGGCATCCTCGCGACCACAGCGGTCGCGATCGCCGTGGAGGCGATTTTCAAGCTCGGGCCGTCGTTCTCCAACCCGGGTGGCTGGAGCCTCAACGCCCCGGTGATCCCTGAGTCAATCGTCTCGCTGCCCGACCTCAGCCTCATCGGTGCCTTCAGCTTCGGCGCGTTCGAGCGAATCGGAATCCTCGCGGCGGTGATGCTCGTGTTCACGCTCGTGTTCACCAACTTCTTCGATGCTGTCGGCACCCTCACCGGCCTCACCCGAGAAGCCGGCCTTGCCGATGCCAAGGGCAACTTCCCGCGGCTCAAGTCGGCGCTCATCATCGAGGGAATCGGCGCGGTGGCCGGCGGGGCGACCTCGTCCTCATCGAACACGATCTTCATCGACTCCGCTGCCGGGGTCGGCGAGGGGGCACGCACGGGACTCGCCTCGGTCGTCACCGGCGGCATGTTCCTTCTCGCGATGTTCTTCACCCCGCTCACCCAGGTCGTGCCGCTCGAGGTGGCCGGTGCCGCCCTCGTCGTGGTCGGCGTGCTCATGATGTCGCAGATCAAGGAGATGGACTGGAGCGAGTTCTCGGCGTCGCTCCCGGTCTTCCTCACGATCATCGTGATGCCGCTCACCTACTCGATCGCGAACGGCATCGGCGTCGGCTTCATATCCTGGGTCGTCGTGCGCTCTCTCTCCGGCAAAGCGCGGGAAGTCTCGCCCCTGCTGTGGATCGTCGCCGCCGGATTCCTGGTCTATTTCGCCCGAGGACCGATCGAGATGCTCTTCGGCAGCTGA
- a CDS encoding GAF domain-containing protein has protein sequence MSKILDAFVRPFMRLAYLTAATAWYNIPRPTGSTGAHASGSDPLRVLLIGCGPAVGFGVLSHDLALPGGIARQLSADTGRGVDVDLIVDVELTAREAYFRLDETMLSRYDAVIVMLGLFDAMSMAPAAQWRTDMSALLTLLEYEGSPHLRTFVLMVPAMPKIRSLLLLPGWITDRHGRTLSAELPQACEGHPRTSLLPFPPSPTAERSRFRGPQSYRAWARAIVAPMAAELTRPDETAPPVDWAQEEERIRALVRLQILDTAADDRYTRVTELAQSMFGTAAAAVTFIDRDRQWFKARSGFELSETPRCVAFCDYTIRDDNGFVVPDATLDERFTANPFVTDEHHVRFYAGYPIVSPEGQRVGSFCVYDTRPREFSEGESVMLRNLALLVQNELWADRQKAAVQ, from the coding sequence GTGTCCAAAATCCTCGATGCGTTCGTGCGCCCCTTCATGAGGCTCGCCTACCTCACCGCCGCCACTGCCTGGTACAACATTCCTCGTCCAACGGGGTCGACGGGTGCCCACGCCTCCGGCAGCGACCCGCTGAGAGTGCTGCTCATCGGCTGTGGTCCCGCGGTCGGCTTCGGCGTGCTCAGTCACGACCTTGCCCTGCCGGGAGGAATCGCCAGACAGCTCTCGGCCGACACCGGCAGGGGAGTCGACGTCGACCTCATCGTCGACGTCGAGCTCACCGCCCGCGAAGCCTATTTCCGACTCGACGAGACGATGCTCTCCCGCTACGACGCCGTCATCGTGATGCTCGGGCTCTTCGACGCCATGAGCATGGCCCCCGCGGCCCAGTGGCGCACCGACATGAGCGCACTGCTCACCCTGCTTGAGTACGAGGGCTCGCCGCACCTGCGGACGTTCGTGCTGATGGTGCCCGCAATGCCCAAAATTCGGTCGCTCCTTCTGCTGCCGGGCTGGATCACCGACCGCCACGGGCGCACACTCAGCGCCGAGCTGCCCCAGGCGTGCGAGGGGCATCCGCGAACGTCGCTGCTGCCCTTCCCCCCGTCGCCAACCGCGGAGAGATCGAGGTTTCGGGGACCGCAGTCGTACCGCGCCTGGGCGCGGGCGATCGTCGCCCCGATGGCGGCGGAACTGACACGCCCCGACGAGACGGCTCCGCCGGTCGACTGGGCGCAGGAAGAGGAGCGGATCCGCGCTCTCGTCCGCCTCCAAATTCTCGACACAGCGGCCGATGACCGATACACACGCGTCACCGAGCTGGCCCAGAGCATGTTCGGCACCGCGGCAGCGGCGGTCACCTTCATCGACAGGGACCGCCAGTGGTTCAAGGCCCGGTCGGGATTCGAGCTGTCGGAGACTCCCCGCTGCGTCGCCTTCTGCGATTACACGATCCGCGATGACAACGGCTTCGTCGTCCCTGACGCGACTCTCGATGAGCGGTTCACTGCCAACCCATTCGTGACCGACGAGCACCACGTGCGGTTCTACGCCGGGTATCCGATCGTGAGCCCGGAGGGCCAGCGGGTCGGCTCCTTCTGCGTCTATGACACGCGCCCCCGGGAGTTCTCCGAAGGGGAGTCCGTCATGCTGCGGAATCTCGCCCTCCTGGTGCAGAACGAGCTCTGGGCCGACCGCCAGAAAGCAGCAGTACAGTAA
- a CDS encoding DUF2207 domain-containing protein: MRRLLTTTLIMASMLAGPAISAVAALGPAGGPAGAASSSARSATGVQDFTFTSYEADYYLSRAEDRTSRLTTVETFVAEFPEFDQNRGIIRSIPLDYDGVPLAPSIESVVDDDGDPVPYQESEIGGFLELALGTDDYVRGTQTYTISYSQINVVRSFADTSSDEFYWDTNGTGFAQPFGRLTARVHVAPAIAGETTGEAACYVGVRGSTDRCDLAVMPDPDAPGAKLFTAGAENLGPGENVSVAIAFSPGTFVVPEPPQPSNLAIWASGVVMVLAMLGSIVAIVARIAGPRDARGRGTIIAQYSVPDGVYLLLAGDIVKRSSTSMAAQFVSLAVRGNLRIIERGDDFALQFLHDRDLDAQETEVMEALFGRTPDSAQERSLTKPSQKLATKLSSIRTASRKLAVSAGLRERVRARVRWVILAALAGIVALAAVVVFLDLVLSPVPTGWAFAALLISGFGLFIGGLCAIRPAVLTDTGADLRDYISGLRVYLTLAEADRFRVLQSPAGAVRVDVGNHRQIVKLYEKLLPWAVLWGVEKEWAQELAVQYADETPDWYVGSSPFTGAHFAGAMTGFRSAATSASAPASSASGSSSGGSSGGGFSGGGGGGGGGGGR, translated from the coding sequence ATGCGGCGATTGCTGACCACGACTCTGATCATGGCGAGCATGCTCGCCGGCCCCGCGATTTCGGCGGTGGCGGCGCTCGGCCCGGCCGGCGGCCCGGCCGGTGCAGCATCCTCCTCGGCGCGCAGCGCCACCGGCGTGCAGGACTTCACCTTCACCTCCTACGAGGCCGACTATTATCTCAGCCGAGCGGAAGACCGCACGTCGCGGCTGACTACCGTGGAGACGTTCGTCGCCGAGTTTCCCGAGTTCGACCAGAATCGGGGAATCATCCGCTCCATCCCTCTCGACTACGACGGGGTACCGCTTGCGCCGAGCATCGAATCGGTCGTCGACGACGACGGCGACCCGGTGCCGTATCAGGAGTCGGAGATCGGGGGCTTCCTCGAACTCGCGCTGGGCACCGACGACTATGTGCGGGGCACCCAGACTTACACAATCAGCTACTCGCAGATCAACGTGGTGCGCTCCTTCGCCGACACCTCCTCCGACGAGTTCTACTGGGACACCAACGGCACCGGATTCGCCCAGCCGTTCGGTCGGCTCACCGCTCGAGTGCATGTCGCCCCAGCGATCGCGGGCGAGACCACGGGTGAGGCCGCGTGCTACGTCGGCGTGCGGGGCTCGACCGACCGGTGCGACCTCGCCGTGATGCCAGACCCGGATGCGCCGGGCGCGAAGCTGTTCACCGCGGGTGCCGAGAACCTCGGACCCGGCGAGAACGTGAGCGTGGCAATCGCCTTCTCTCCCGGCACCTTCGTGGTCCCGGAGCCGCCGCAGCCCTCAAACCTGGCGATCTGGGCCTCAGGTGTCGTTATGGTGCTCGCGATGCTCGGATCGATCGTCGCGATCGTCGCCCGTATCGCCGGACCGCGGGATGCTCGCGGACGCGGCACGATCATCGCGCAGTACAGCGTGCCCGACGGCGTCTATCTGCTGCTCGCGGGCGACATCGTCAAACGGTCCTCGACCTCGATGGCGGCGCAGTTCGTCAGTCTCGCTGTGCGCGGCAACCTCCGCATCATCGAACGGGGCGACGACTTCGCACTCCAGTTTCTGCACGACCGCGACCTCGACGCACAGGAGACCGAGGTGATGGAGGCTCTCTTCGGCCGCACCCCGGATTCCGCCCAGGAGCGCAGCCTGACGAAGCCGAGCCAGAAGCTCGCCACGAAACTCAGCTCCATCCGCACCGCCTCCCGCAAGCTGGCCGTCTCTGCCGGGCTGCGCGAACGGGTCAGGGCGCGGGTGCGATGGGTGATCCTGGCGGCGCTCGCGGGCATCGTCGCACTGGCCGCCGTCGTGGTCTTTCTCGATCTCGTCCTCTCGCCGGTACCCACCGGGTGGGCGTTCGCCGCCCTGCTCATAAGCGGGTTCGGTCTCTTCATTGGCGGGCTGTGCGCCATCCGGCCCGCCGTTCTCACCGACACCGGAGCCGACCTGCGCGATTACATCTCCGGTCTGCGGGTGTACCTCACCCTCGCCGAAGCGGACCGGTTCCGGGTGCTGCAAAGTCCAGCGGGCGCCGTGCGGGTCGACGTCGGCAACCACCGCCAGATCGTGAAGCTCTACGAGAAGCTGCTTCCGTGGGCAGTTCTTTGGGGTGTCGAGAAGGAGTGGGCGCAGGAGCTCGCCGTGCAGTATGCCGACGAGACACCGGACTGGTACGTGGGCAGCTCGCCGTTCACCGGCGCCCACTTCGCCGGGGCCATGACGGGCTTCCGCTCGGCCGCAACATCCGCGTCGGCGCCAGCGAGCTCGGCATCCGGCAGCTCCTCCGGGGGATCCTCTGGCGGCGGCTTCTCCGGCGGCGGCGGGGGAGGGGGAGGCGGCGGCGGCCGCTGA
- a CDS encoding phosphotransferase family protein, with protein MTVTPPSREVLEWVAASVGATSASWSRSLLGGMHAVTDVVRTSDRQDLVLRRFPAGDDAVHREVRVLSAIDGLDGLAPLLIAADPDGATGTPTILTTLLAGSAFITPHDPVDFARQLGRTLASIHARAPGPGLSDVITSPRAAAQFGACPEQLLAEPHVLTHFDFWSGNTVWRDGRLTGVVDWCGAGTAPPGLDVSWARLDLILLYDRVVADAFTRAYESAVGVQVPDIDLWDLYAASNARPNVESWAPGYQGLGRGDLGPASLRQRLTEWSRIAGGNEH; from the coding sequence ATGACTGTGACTCCGCCGTCCAGGGAGGTGCTCGAATGGGTCGCCGCCAGCGTCGGCGCGACCTCGGCGAGCTGGTCACGGTCGCTTCTGGGCGGAATGCACGCCGTCACCGACGTGGTTCGCACCTCGGATCGGCAGGATCTTGTACTCCGGCGATTCCCGGCAGGTGACGATGCGGTGCACCGTGAGGTGAGGGTACTGAGTGCGATCGACGGGCTCGACGGACTGGCCCCGCTGCTGATAGCTGCTGATCCCGACGGCGCAACCGGCACCCCGACGATTCTGACGACATTGCTCGCAGGCTCCGCCTTCATCACTCCGCACGACCCGGTCGACTTCGCCCGCCAACTCGGCCGGACCCTGGCCAGCATCCACGCCCGCGCCCCCGGTCCCGGACTGTCCGACGTCATCACCTCGCCGCGCGCGGCCGCCCAATTCGGGGCCTGCCCCGAACAGCTCCTCGCGGAGCCGCACGTGCTGACGCACTTCGACTTCTGGTCCGGGAATACGGTGTGGCGAGACGGACGCCTCACCGGTGTCGTCGACTGGTGCGGGGCGGGGACGGCCCCGCCCGGACTCGACGTGTCGTGGGCTCGCCTCGATCTGATCCTTCTCTACGACCGAGTTGTCGCCGATGCGTTCACGCGCGCGTACGAGAGCGCGGTCGGCGTCCAGGTTCCCGACATCGACCTGTGGGATCTCTATGCCGCTTCGAACGCCCGACCCAACGTGGAGAGCTGGGCTCCGGGGTATCAGGGCCTCGGGCGCGGCGACCTCGGGCCGGCATCACTGCGTCAGCGCCTGACCGAATGGTCCCGGATCGCGGGCGGTAACGAGCACTGA
- a CDS encoding J domain-containing protein, whose product MRDSPLSATPYEVFGVPPTASTDELRRAYRRVLRETHPDTGGSAAEFHTAQWAWERIGTPEARAAYDRGATRSEPAHEAWAAPSARKPRDSRPLARSHGHPGGWRRERYLSLIREWAGRGVALDDPYDSAFVRSAPRDIRHVLADALAEEATARLLSELGIAFTIWHDVATDAAGGGPAQKLDHIVLGPSGLFAMLSEDWGAPVTLRKGEIIGEGIGAGERPLHALSLRARSIARAARVRFTALVIVVPDDQTEESLTVVGRARGVPTLLVQRSRLQDLARTGLVNVPLMGGNELFDVRTRLSAAIRFV is encoded by the coding sequence ATGCGCGACAGCCCCCTCTCAGCGACGCCCTACGAGGTGTTCGGCGTTCCCCCGACCGCGAGCACCGACGAGTTGCGCCGCGCCTACCGCCGTGTTCTGCGCGAGACGCACCCTGACACGGGGGGATCCGCGGCCGAGTTTCACACCGCGCAGTGGGCGTGGGAGCGCATCGGCACCCCCGAGGCGCGGGCGGCATACGACCGCGGCGCGACGAGGAGCGAGCCTGCCCATGAGGCGTGGGCGGCACCGTCGGCACGCAAGCCCCGGGACTCCCGGCCACTCGCACGATCGCACGGGCATCCGGGCGGCTGGCGCCGTGAACGCTATCTCAGCCTCATCCGCGAATGGGCGGGCCGAGGGGTCGCACTCGACGACCCCTACGACTCCGCGTTCGTGCGCTCGGCGCCGCGCGACATCCGCCACGTGCTCGCTGACGCCCTCGCCGAGGAGGCCACCGCGCGCCTGCTCTCCGAGCTCGGCATCGCGTTCACGATCTGGCACGACGTGGCGACGGATGCTGCTGGCGGCGGCCCCGCGCAGAAGCTCGACCACATCGTGCTCGGCCCGAGCGGGCTGTTCGCCATGCTCTCCGAGGATTGGGGAGCTCCGGTCACCCTGCGCAAGGGCGAGATCATCGGGGAGGGCATCGGTGCGGGGGAGCGCCCGCTGCACGCTCTCTCGCTGCGTGCCCGGTCGATCGCTCGCGCCGCACGCGTGCGCTTCACCGCACTTGTCATCGTCGTCCCTGACGATCAGACCGAGGAGTCCCTCACCGTCGTCGGCCGGGCGCGGGGCGTGCCGACCCTGCTGGTGCAGCGCTCCCGGCTGCAGGACCTTGCCCGCACCGGGCTCGTCAATGTGCCCCTGATGGGCGGCAACGAACTCTTCGACGTGCGCACGAGGCTGTCGGCGGCGATCCGCTTCGTCTGA
- a CDS encoding fluoride efflux transporter FluC: MAEARPAWANWGLIGLVFVGGSLGTATRAALTLAIDPTDGFPATIMVINVAGALLLGALLEALSRRGADEGARRHIRLLIGTGFLGGFTTYSALATDSVVLVSGSPALALLNALGTLVLGALATWLGIVFAAWVDRGRARR; this comes from the coding sequence ATGGCTGAGGCGCGCCCCGCGTGGGCGAACTGGGGGCTCATCGGGCTGGTGTTCGTCGGTGGCAGCCTCGGCACCGCGACCCGGGCGGCGCTCACCCTCGCCATTGATCCCACCGACGGGTTCCCGGCGACAATCATGGTCATCAACGTTGCTGGCGCCCTGCTGCTCGGCGCCCTCCTCGAGGCGCTCTCCCGACGCGGGGCCGACGAGGGGGCGCGGCGGCATATCCGGCTGCTCATCGGCACCGGGTTCCTCGGCGGGTTCACCACCTACAGTGCGCTCGCGACCGACAGCGTTGTGCTCGTGTCGGGCAGCCCCGCGCTCGCGCTGCTGAACGCGTTGGGGACCCTTGTGCTCGGCGCGCTCGCGACGTGGCTCGGAATCGTGTTCGCCGCGTGGGTCGACCGTGGCAGGGCGCGCCGGTGA
- a CDS encoding Pr6Pr family membrane protein, translating to MSQTTSDRADPAPRPENVDPSLPRRLVGASRIVVGLLVLASIVTQIVDQSINDAFIPGEYFSYFTIQTSVMNVVVLIVAGVIALRRRRDSELLTTLRVSILAYAVVTGVVYNVLLRDIVSDGFVGIQWPNEVIHVWVPIFIALDFLLAPGSHRLGWNRLFFAVVYPLAWVALTLVRGAATGWYPYPFLIPDGPDGALGVFGYVLGIAGFIVVIASIGIAVSRIGRRGARAA from the coding sequence GTGAGCCAGACAACGAGCGACCGCGCCGACCCAGCGCCGCGCCCGGAGAATGTCGACCCGTCCCTGCCCCGTCGGCTCGTCGGTGCCTCGCGCATCGTCGTCGGTCTGCTGGTGTTGGCCAGTATCGTCACCCAGATCGTCGACCAGTCGATCAACGACGCCTTCATTCCAGGCGAGTACTTCAGCTACTTCACCATCCAGACGAGCGTGATGAACGTCGTCGTACTAATCGTCGCTGGTGTTATCGCGCTGCGCCGCCGCCGCGACTCCGAGCTGCTCACGACCCTCCGGGTGTCGATTCTCGCCTATGCGGTCGTGACGGGCGTTGTCTACAACGTGCTCCTGCGCGATATCGTCAGTGACGGATTCGTCGGCATCCAGTGGCCCAACGAGGTCATCCACGTCTGGGTGCCGATCTTCATTGCCCTCGACTTCCTTCTTGCACCCGGCAGTCACCGGCTCGGCTGGAACCGGCTGTTCTTCGCTGTGGTGTACCCGCTCGCCTGGGTCGCGCTCACGCTCGTGCGCGGTGCCGCGACCGGCTGGTACCCATATCCGTTCCTCATCCCGGATGGGCCGGACGGCGCTCTCGGTGTATTCGGCTATGTGCTGGGCATTGCCGGTTTCATCGTCGTTATCGCCTCCATCGGGATCGCCGTCAGCCGCATCGGGCGCCGCGGCGCTCGCGCGGCCTGA